The genome window CCTGAAACAACCGTTGACTAATGGCTAATGGCTGATTTTTGTCAAAGTATAAAAGTGCTATAATAGACAGAAATTATTTTCAAAATTGCCTTTTTTAAATCAGGCTAAAGTAATAAAAAACTTATCCAAAAGCCGAAACGGATTGGCATTATCACCAGTGGCGATTGTCGGAACCAAAGCCTAGGATTAAAGTCGCAGATACGCGCAAGGACACGGCATTGCCGTGTCCATACACATATGGCGTACAATCTATATGTAGCTCTACTTTTCCGAATGGGTATAATCACTAATTAATCATGACTAATGACTAATCACTAATGACTACCCGACGCACCTAGTAATTAGCAATTCCACCGCATCAGAAATAAAACACGACCCACCAAATTTATTGAGCACAGGTCTAATGTTTTCTGCAACTGCTGAAACTTGAGCTGGCGAACAAAAAGCAAGCACATAAATGTTATCCAGCGCCGTCATTGATGAATCACGGGAAACGTGATCCCTAGTGCTTTTTCCAGCGACATCACGAATCACTGAATAACCGGGTACGCCAGCTTTGTCTAAACCGTCTAA of Oscillatoria nigro-viridis PCC 7112 contains these proteins:
- a CDS encoding P-II family nitrogen regulator, with protein sequence MMESVKRVEIIAHSVELGKILDGLDKAGVPGYSVIRDVAGKSTRDHVSRDSSMTALDNIYVLAFCSPAQVSAVAENIRPVLNKFGGSCFISDAVELLITRCVG